From a region of the Acidimicrobiales bacterium genome:
- a CDS encoding acyl CoA--acetate/3-ketoacid CoA transferase subunit alpha, translating to MAAAPRTKRMTEDEAIATLADGMTIGIGGWGSRRKPMSLVRALLRSDLTDLTVVSYGGPDVGLLCAAGKVRKLVYGFVSLDSIALEPHFRAARQNGTIAEVVEYDEGMLQWGLYAASLRLPFLPTRAGLGSDVVKNSPDLRTVTSPYADGEELLAVPALHLDAALVHLNRSDERGNAQFLGPDLYFDDLFLAAATPGRRFLSVEKVVPTSELLENGTFHTMKVNRSMVDGVIEAPNGAHFTNCQPDYERDEAFQKEYATAAGDPEAWAAFVDTYLSGSEADYQQAVQNR from the coding sequence ATGGCCGCTGCGCCGAGGACCAAGCGCATGACCGAGGACGAGGCGATCGCCACCCTCGCCGACGGCATGACGATCGGGATCGGCGGCTGGGGCAGCCGCCGCAAGCCCATGTCGCTCGTCAGGGCCCTCCTGCGCAGCGACCTCACCGACCTCACCGTCGTCAGCTACGGCGGTCCGGACGTGGGCCTCCTCTGCGCCGCCGGCAAGGTCCGCAAACTGGTCTACGGCTTCGTGTCGCTCGACTCGATCGCCCTCGAGCCCCACTTCCGGGCCGCCCGCCAGAACGGCACCATCGCCGAGGTCGTCGAGTACGACGAGGGGATGCTCCAGTGGGGCCTCTACGCGGCGTCGCTACGCCTGCCCTTCCTCCCGACCCGCGCCGGACTCGGTTCCGACGTCGTGAAGAACTCGCCCGACCTGCGCACCGTCACCAGCCCGTACGCCGACGGCGAGGAGCTCCTGGCGGTCCCCGCGCTGCACCTCGACGCCGCGCTCGTGCACCTCAACCGGTCCGACGAGCGCGGCAACGCCCAGTTCCTCGGGCCCGACCTGTACTTCGACGACCTGTTCCTGGCCGCCGCCACGCCGGGTCGGCGGTTCCTGTCGGTCGAGAAGGTCGTCCCCACCTCCGAGCTGCTCGAGAACGGCACCTTCCACACCATGAAGGTCAACCGGTCGATGGTCGACGGCGTGATCGAGGCCCCCAACGGGGCCCACTTCACCAACTGCCAGCCCGACTACGAGCGCGACGAGGCATTCCAGAAGGAGTACGCCACCGCCGCCGGCGACCCGGAGGCGTGGGCGGCCTTCGTCGACACCTACCTCTCCGGCTCCGAGGCCGACTACCAGCAGGCGGTGCAGAACCGATGA
- a CDS encoding CoA-transferase encodes MSDASPTTERVTLAEICVAALADAFVGDGEIFASGMGTIPMLGARLARATAEPDLLISDGEAFFVANDLAIGGTDKEIEGWVPFRSVFDTLWGGRRHVIMGASQIDAHGNQNIANIGPWAKPKAQLLGVRGGPGNTINHTTTYFVPKHSDRVFVEKVDTVSGVGYDRAAELGEWVRAHHEIRRVVTNLAVLDFASPDHRMRLASVHPGVTVDDVVAATGFTLVIDGTVPETRLPTAEELRILREVLDPRGFRERELPS; translated from the coding sequence ATGAGCGATGCCAGTCCCACCACCGAGCGGGTCACCCTGGCCGAGATCTGCGTCGCCGCGCTGGCCGACGCCTTCGTCGGCGACGGCGAGATCTTCGCGTCGGGGATGGGGACCATCCCCATGCTCGGCGCCCGTCTGGCCCGGGCCACCGCCGAGCCCGACCTGCTCATCAGCGACGGCGAGGCGTTCTTCGTGGCCAACGACCTGGCCATCGGCGGCACCGACAAGGAGATCGAGGGGTGGGTGCCGTTCCGCAGCGTCTTCGACACGCTCTGGGGCGGTCGCCGCCACGTCATCATGGGCGCCAGCCAGATCGACGCCCACGGCAACCAGAACATCGCCAACATCGGCCCGTGGGCCAAGCCGAAGGCGCAGCTGCTCGGCGTGCGCGGTGGCCCCGGCAACACCATCAACCACACCACCACCTACTTCGTGCCGAAACACAGCGACCGGGTGTTCGTCGAGAAGGTCGACACCGTGTCGGGTGTGGGCTACGACCGCGCCGCCGAGCTCGGCGAGTGGGTGCGCGCCCACCACGAGATCCGTCGGGTCGTGACCAACCTGGCGGTGCTCGACTTCGCGTCCCCCGACCACCGCATGCGCCTCGCCTCGGTGCATCCTGGGGTGACCGTCGACGACGTGGTCGCCGCCACCGGGTTCACCCTCGTCATCGACGGCACCGTGCCCGAGACCCGGCTGCCCACCGCCGAGGAGCTGCGGATCCTCCGCGAGGTCCTCGATCCCCGGGGCTTCCGGGAACGGGAACTGCCGAGCTGA